TGCATTTTGTTGGCTGGACGCTTCCGTGGTAAGCGTGTTGTTGTCCTCAGTCAATTGGAGGACACTCTTGTCGTTACTGGCCCTTACAAGGTCAACGGTGTCCCTATCCGTCGTGTCAACCACCGTTATGTGATTGCTACCTCTGCCCCCAAGATCGATGTCTCCGGTGTCTCTGTTGAGAAGTTCACCAAGGCTTACTTTGCCAAGCAAAAGCGTAGCGGACCCGTCAAGAAGGATGAAGCTTTCTTCGCCGAGAACGCTCCCAAGAACGCTCTTCCCGCTGAGCGTATTGCTGACCAAAAGGCCGTTGATGCTAAGCTTCTCCCTGCTATCAAGGCTATCCCTAATATGAAGGAATACCTCGCTGCTTCCTTCGCTTTGTCTAACGGTGACCGTCCTCACTTGATGAAGTTTTAGATTCATAACCTTAGGTAAATAGGTAAATCTATCTTTGTGTTGGCACTTGCGGGACttcttatttattgaaacTTTGGCATTTCCGGCCCTTGTAAGATTCCATCGAGTTGGTTATGCATGCGCTAAGTAGAAGAGCAGTGCACTGCACATATGtatctaaaatt
Above is a genomic segment from Schizosaccharomyces pombe strain 972h- genome assembly, chromosome: III containing:
- the rpl6 gene encoding 60S ribosomal protein eL6, which encodes MSTVKVNGAKNGGERMVLPAGEAAAKYYPAYRENVPKKARKAVRPTKLRASLAPGTVCILLAGRFRGKRVVVLSQLEDTLVVTGPYKVNGVPIRRVNHRYVIATSAPKIDVSGVSVEKFTKAYFAKQKRSGPVKKDEAFFAENAPKNALPAERIADQKAVDAKLLPAIKAIPNMKEYLAASFALSNGDRPHLMKF